The proteins below come from a single Chryseobacterium bernardetii genomic window:
- a CDS encoding polysaccharide biosynthesis/export family protein yields MKSRILGLFSILLLVSCKVKDNAQNDLNYMQNIEQVAIESSAKNSVNTVQTGDQLVILITAKDMDVVRPFNQNYSSTEIIQTNNAYAGGNMPNQGMNTVSGPIYIVDKNGNIDFPVIGTINTTGKTLIDIKNELKEKISQYVINPTVSVRLTNFKITVLGEVNRQGDYTITNGQATILNALGLAGDLTGYGKRTDVLVIRTENGTVTHGRINLQDANLINSPFYNLKQGDAIIVQSTKAKEIASRQNPNTGLYLTAISIGVTAIAVVIGLFKK; encoded by the coding sequence ATGAAAAGTAGAATATTAGGGCTGTTTTCTATACTTTTATTAGTATCATGTAAGGTTAAAGATAATGCTCAGAATGATTTAAATTATATGCAGAATATAGAACAGGTGGCTATTGAATCATCTGCAAAAAATTCAGTTAATACGGTTCAAACAGGTGATCAGTTGGTTATTCTTATTACCGCTAAAGATATGGATGTTGTAAGACCATTTAATCAGAATTACTCTTCTACTGAAATAATTCAGACTAATAATGCCTATGCAGGAGGAAATATGCCTAATCAGGGGATGAACACTGTATCAGGGCCTATTTATATTGTTGATAAGAATGGTAATATAGATTTTCCGGTTATTGGTACAATTAATACAACAGGTAAAACTCTGATTGATATTAAAAATGAATTAAAAGAAAAGATAAGCCAATATGTTATTAATCCAACTGTAAGTGTAAGATTAACTAACTTTAAAATTACAGTACTTGGAGAGGTTAACAGACAAGGAGATTATACCATTACTAATGGACAGGCAACTATTTTGAATGCACTGGGACTTGCTGGTGATTTAACTGGATACGGGAAAAGAACAGATGTATTGGTGATAAGAACTGAAAATGGAACAGTTACTCATGGTAGAATTAATTTACAGGATGCCAATTTAATTAATTCTCCGTTTTATAACTTAAAACAAGGTGATGCAATAATAGTGCAGTCAACAAAAGCAAAGGAAATAGCATCAAGACAGAATCCTAATACAGGGCTTTATCTTACTGCCATTTCTATTGGTGTTACAGCTATTGCTGTTGTTATAGGTTTATTTAAAAAATAA
- a CDS encoding polysaccharide biosynthesis protein has translation MYNSLRKKIFGGDNVVNLSDVRYLPRWIILVIDIIILVISLFLSTYIIEKITQKEFIYHEDKSIVFAFIILVNTAFMYVFKTYAGIIRHSTFIDLFKLLVSCFSTMFVVGTINLIYFWITGGKFILTPYLVLYFVISFMGLFLFRLYVKEFFHIVREYRRSTLKKRILVLGIDEQSIAIARAILDNPNLPYHVVGFLTQRTDSKRASLLGKPIYAKERIENSTKDDLVIDGVIIIKEMMAKDEMNSWVNLFLEKDLNVFKAPSVRKLRDSDLGGSIRNLQIEDLLNRKPIKIENEEVKSRHYGKNVLVTGGAGSIGSEIIRQVAQFTPSLIVVLDQAETPLYDIELEMKEKFPHIRFKFVLADVSNIHRVEPLFQTYNFSMVYHAAAYKHVPLVEDNPNEAIRVNVLGSKNIAVLSSRYKVNRFVMISTDKAVNPTNVMGASKRAAELFVQSLQHAEGNTTKFITTRFGNVLGSNGSVIPHFKKQIEAGGPVTITHPDIVRYFMTIPEACELVLQAGTMGQGGEIFVFDMGEPVKILDLARRMIKLSGFEPNIDIKIIYTGLRPGEKLYEELLSDNAKTLPTHNEKIMISKDPTMSFSEIDRLVIQITEASVEQEKVEVVKILKLIVPEFISNNSIYEVLDK, from the coding sequence ATGTACAATTCTCTTAGAAAAAAAATATTTGGAGGAGATAATGTTGTCAATCTCTCAGACGTAAGATATCTTCCTAGATGGATAATATTGGTAATAGATATTATTATTCTGGTTATATCTTTATTCCTTTCTACTTACATAATAGAAAAAATTACCCAAAAAGAATTTATTTATCATGAAGATAAAAGTATTGTTTTTGCTTTTATTATATTGGTAAATACGGCCTTCATGTATGTCTTTAAGACCTATGCCGGGATTATCAGGCATTCTACTTTTATAGATTTGTTCAAATTACTTGTATCGTGCTTCAGTACGATGTTTGTAGTAGGTACAATTAATCTGATATACTTTTGGATTACTGGTGGAAAGTTTATTTTAACACCTTATCTGGTGTTGTATTTTGTAATTTCTTTTATGGGATTATTTCTCTTCAGGCTTTACGTTAAAGAGTTTTTTCATATTGTAAGAGAATACAGAAGGAGCACATTGAAGAAAAGAATCTTAGTGCTGGGAATTGATGAGCAATCTATTGCTATTGCAAGAGCAATTTTAGACAATCCCAATCTTCCTTATCATGTAGTAGGTTTTCTGACCCAAAGAACCGATTCAAAAAGAGCTTCATTGCTTGGTAAGCCAATCTACGCCAAAGAAAGGATTGAAAACAGTACAAAAGATGATCTTGTTATTGATGGGGTTATTATCATAAAAGAAATGATGGCTAAAGATGAAATGAATTCTTGGGTCAACTTATTCTTAGAAAAGGATTTAAATGTTTTTAAAGCTCCTTCAGTACGTAAATTAAGAGACAGTGATCTGGGTGGTTCTATCAGAAACCTTCAGATTGAAGACCTTCTTAACAGAAAGCCTATTAAAATTGAAAATGAAGAGGTTAAAAGCAGACACTATGGCAAAAATGTCTTGGTTACTGGTGGTGCGGGGTCTATTGGTAGTGAAATCATAAGGCAGGTTGCGCAGTTTACTCCATCTTTAATTGTTGTATTAGACCAGGCTGAAACGCCTTTATATGATATTGAACTGGAAATGAAGGAGAAATTTCCTCATATAAGATTTAAGTTTGTATTAGCTGATGTGTCTAACATTCATAGAGTAGAGCCGTTATTCCAGACTTATAACTTCTCCATGGTATATCATGCTGCAGCTTATAAGCATGTTCCTCTTGTAGAAGATAATCCAAACGAGGCAATTCGTGTTAATGTTTTAGGATCAAAGAATATTGCCGTTTTATCCAGCCGTTACAAAGTAAACAGATTTGTAATGATTTCTACAGATAAAGCTGTAAATCCTACAAATGTAATGGGAGCTTCCAAAAGAGCCGCTGAACTATTTGTTCAGTCTTTACAACATGCTGAAGGTAATACGACAAAATTTATCACAACAAGGTTTGGAAATGTTTTGGGTTCAAACGGATCTGTTATTCCTCACTTCAAAAAACAAATTGAAGCAGGAGGTCCTGTTACGATTACACACCCTGATATTGTTAGATATTTCATGACCATTCCTGAAGCATGTGAACTTGTTCTTCAGGCTGGAACCATGGGACAGGGTGGTGAAATCTTTGTTTTTGACATGGGAGAGCCTGTAAAAATTCTAGACTTAGCAAGAAGAATGATAAAACTATCTGGTTTTGAACCTAATATTGATATCAAGATTATTTATACAGGGCTAAGACCGGGAGAAAAATTATACGAAGAACTGTTAAGCGATAATGCAAAAACACTTCCTACCCATAATGAGAAAATTATGATTTCTAAAGATCCTACAATGTCATTTTCGGAAATAGACCGTTTGGTAATTCAGATAACCGAAGCCTCTGTAGAGCAGGAGAAGGTAGAAGTAGTTAAGATTCTGAAACTAATCGTGCCGGAATTTATAAGTAATAATTCCATTTACGAGGTTTTGGATAAATAG
- a CDS encoding regulatory protein RecX, with the protein MHMEKKSFTFDEIKQKLVNYCVYQDRCHAEVEQKMKEFLLIDEAKEEIILYLMKENYLNEERFTRSYIRGKFYIKHWGRNKIRMNLKQKQISEKLINMCFDEIYEEDYIKTITRIYEDYYSKQKGLQEYQKKTKTIKYLMSRGFEYEKINDVLN; encoded by the coding sequence ATTCATATGGAAAAAAAATCTTTCACTTTTGATGAGATCAAACAAAAACTGGTGAACTATTGTGTGTACCAGGATCGTTGCCATGCCGAAGTAGAACAGAAAATGAAAGAATTTTTACTGATTGATGAAGCGAAAGAAGAAATTATTCTTTATCTGATGAAGGAAAATTATCTTAACGAAGAAAGATTTACCAGAAGCTATATTAGAGGGAAATTTTACATCAAACACTGGGGCAGGAATAAAATCAGAATGAACCTTAAACAGAAACAAATTTCTGAAAAGCTGATTAATATGTGTTTTGATGAAATATATGAAGAGGACTATATAAAAACCATCACAAGAATTTATGAAGATTACTATTCTAAACAAAAAGGACTGCAGGAATATCAGAAAAAAACAAAAACCATAAAATATTTGATGAGCAGAGGCTTTGAATATGAAAAAATAAATGATGTTCTTAATTGA
- the glyA gene encoding serine hydroxymethyltransferase — protein MDIIFDLIEKERQRQAHGLELIASENFVSENVMKAMGSVLTNKYAEGYPGKRYYGGCEVVDEVETLAINRAKELFGVDYVNVQPHSGSQANAAIYLAVLKPGDKIMGMDLSMGGHLTHGSAVNFSGIQYQVVSYGVERETGLIDYNQMREVALRERPKMMIAGFSAYSRDLDYAKFREIADEIGATLWADIAHPAGLVAKGLLNSPFEHCHVVTTTTHKTLRGPRGGMIMMGKDFENTYGHKTPKGEIKMMSQVLDGAVFPGIQGGPLEHVIAGKAVAFGEALDGQFETYAKQVKANAQALSKAMINRGFDIVSGGTDNHLMLVDLRNKGVNGKETEKALVLADITCNKNMVPFDDKSPFTTSGIRLGTAAITTRGLKENDMETIAGLISEVVDNIKNEEVLVSVRKKVNELMEGKALFNY, from the coding sequence ATGGATATTATTTTCGACCTGATTGAAAAGGAAAGACAAAGACAGGCCCATGGATTAGAGCTTATTGCATCAGAAAACTTTGTTTCTGAAAATGTGATGAAAGCAATGGGAAGTGTACTGACAAATAAATATGCTGAAGGGTATCCCGGGAAAAGATATTACGGAGGATGTGAAGTAGTAGATGAGGTTGAAACATTAGCGATCAACAGAGCGAAGGAACTTTTCGGAGTAGATTACGTAAACGTACAGCCACATTCCGGATCTCAGGCGAATGCTGCCATTTATCTTGCTGTTTTGAAGCCGGGAGATAAGATTATGGGAATGGATCTTTCAATGGGAGGGCACCTTACTCATGGTTCTGCTGTAAACTTCTCAGGAATTCAATATCAAGTAGTTTCTTACGGAGTAGAAAGAGAAACTGGTCTTATCGACTATAATCAAATGAGAGAAGTAGCTTTAAGAGAAAGACCAAAAATGATGATTGCAGGGTTCTCTGCCTATTCAAGAGACCTTGATTATGCTAAATTCAGAGAAATTGCAGATGAGATTGGAGCCACTCTTTGGGCAGATATCGCTCACCCTGCTGGTTTAGTAGCTAAAGGATTATTAAATTCACCATTTGAACACTGCCATGTTGTAACCACTACTACTCATAAGACATTAAGAGGTCCAAGAGGGGGAATGATTATGATGGGGAAAGACTTTGAAAATACATACGGCCACAAAACTCCAAAGGGAGAAATTAAAATGATGAGTCAGGTATTGGATGGAGCTGTATTTCCAGGAATTCAGGGAGGTCCGTTAGAGCATGTTATTGCAGGTAAAGCAGTTGCTTTCGGGGAAGCTTTGGATGGTCAGTTCGAGACATATGCAAAACAGGTTAAAGCTAATGCTCAGGCATTATCAAAAGCGATGATCAACAGAGGTTTTGATATCGTAAGTGGAGGTACAGATAACCACTTAATGCTGGTAGACCTTAGGAATAAAGGAGTAAATGGTAAAGAAACAGAAAAAGCATTAGTACTTGCTGATATTACATGTAATAAAAACATGGTTCCTTTCGATGATAAGTCTCCGTTTACAACATCTGGTATCAGATTAGGAACGGCTGCCATCACAACAAGAGGGCTTAAAGAAAATGATATGGAAACAATTGCAGGATTAATCTCTGAAGTAGTAGATAATATCAAAAACGAAGAAGTTCTTGTATCTGTAAGAAAGAAAGTGAATGAATTAATGGAAGGTAAAGCATTATTCAACTACTAA
- a CDS encoding NAD(P)/FAD-dependent oxidoreductase, with protein sequence MQNQNFEVIIIGGSYAGLSAGMSLGRSLRNVLIVNDGKPCNRQTPHSHNFITHDGKTPEKIATLAKADVEQYKTVEFFDGTAIKVLKKGNGFEVEVTSGERFYAEKIILASGVKDTMPDIPGFAECWGISVLHCPYCHGYEIKNEKTGIIANGDMAFEFSKLIFNMTKKLTLFTNGKSTLTKEQAEKLKSHDINLIEDEIKSIEHEHGKLQRVIFKNGNFIVLKALYAKIPFEQNIDVSDLGCELTEQGFIKVDFMQKTSVSGIFACGDNVTMMRSVANAVAQGNLTGAMVNKELSGEEF encoded by the coding sequence ATGCAAAATCAAAACTTTGAAGTAATCATTATAGGAGGAAGCTATGCCGGATTATCGGCAGGAATGTCTTTAGGCAGATCCTTAAGGAATGTTTTAATTGTAAATGATGGAAAGCCTTGTAACAGGCAGACGCCGCATTCTCATAACTTCATTACCCATGATGGGAAAACTCCGGAGAAAATTGCAACTCTGGCTAAAGCTGATGTTGAACAATATAAAACTGTAGAATTTTTTGATGGAACAGCAATAAAAGTATTGAAAAAAGGAAATGGTTTTGAAGTAGAAGTCACTTCAGGTGAAAGATTTTACGCAGAGAAAATTATTCTAGCTTCTGGAGTAAAGGATACTATGCCAGATATTCCGGGTTTTGCTGAGTGCTGGGGGATTTCTGTACTGCATTGCCCGTATTGCCACGGATATGAAATAAAAAATGAAAAGACAGGAATTATAGCTAACGGCGATATGGCTTTTGAGTTTTCAAAACTTATTTTTAATATGACTAAAAAACTGACCTTGTTTACCAATGGAAAATCTACTCTTACTAAAGAACAGGCTGAAAAACTGAAAAGTCATGATATCAACCTTATTGAAGATGAAATAAAAAGTATTGAGCACGAACATGGAAAACTTCAAAGGGTAATCTTTAAAAATGGAAATTTCATTGTTTTAAAAGCATTGTATGCTAAAATTCCTTTTGAACAGAATATAGATGTTTCGGACCTGGGTTGCGAATTGACAGAGCAGGGATTTATCAAAGTTGACTTTATGCAGAAAACATCAGTTTCCGGAATTTTTGCATGTGGTGATAATGTAACGATGATGAGGTCTGTAGCGAATGCTGTAGCACAAGGAAATCTAACCGGGGCTATGGTTAACAAAGAGCTTTCGGGTGAAGAATTTTAG
- a CDS encoding glycosyltransferase family 39 protein, with protein sequence MKKSHLILFLFIIVKFFLQYFLVSPEYDLQRDEYLHLDQGNHLAWGYLSVPPVSSWISWLIKMLGDSVFWVKFFPALFGALTMVVVWKAIEELKGGLFACVLASLGLLFSSLLRLNMLYQPNSLDVLSWTSFFYILIKYVNTENSKWLYWGGIIFGIGVLNKYNISFLALGFIPALLITKQRRIFTNPHLYGSAILALLIILPNLIWQYQNGFPVIHHMKELSESQLVNVSRLDFLKSQFLFFIGVTFVIVFGFYALLFYRSFEKFRFFFLGYVITISLFLFFKAKDYYAIGIYPIYIGFGSVYLENVLKNGWPRFLKPVCILLPLLLFVPVYNLAFPNKSPESMVKNPEAYKKFGLLRWEDGKDHPLPQDFADMLGWKELAQKVDKEYSRLSKSGNTLVLCDNYGQAGAINYYSKEGIKAVSFNADYINWFDLSKKYKNLIRIKNRSEDEVKETGPFFEYAVIADSVTNPYARESGTTIFSFEGAKIDIRKRIQEEIVEIKGRN encoded by the coding sequence ATGAAAAAAAGTCATCTGATCCTGTTTCTTTTTATCATTGTAAAATTTTTTCTCCAGTATTTTTTGGTAAGTCCCGAATATGACCTGCAGCGGGATGAATACTTACATTTGGATCAGGGAAATCATCTTGCCTGGGGCTATCTTTCTGTTCCGCCGGTAAGCTCATGGATCTCATGGTTAATCAAGATGCTTGGAGATTCTGTATTTTGGGTAAAGTTTTTTCCGGCTTTATTTGGAGCATTAACAATGGTTGTTGTCTGGAAAGCTATTGAAGAATTAAAAGGTGGTCTTTTTGCCTGTGTTCTTGCTTCATTAGGATTATTGTTTTCTTCCTTACTTCGGCTCAATATGTTGTATCAGCCTAATTCACTGGATGTCCTGTCGTGGACTTCCTTTTTTTATATCCTGATAAAATATGTAAATACCGAAAACTCAAAATGGCTGTACTGGGGTGGAATCATCTTTGGAATTGGTGTTTTGAATAAATACAATATTTCTTTTCTTGCATTAGGATTCATTCCTGCCCTTTTAATAACCAAACAAAGAAGAATTTTTACCAACCCTCATTTGTATGGATCAGCCATTTTAGCTTTACTGATTATTCTTCCCAATCTCATCTGGCAGTATCAGAATGGTTTTCCTGTGATTCACCATATGAAAGAACTTTCCGAAAGCCAATTGGTAAACGTTAGTAGATTGGATTTTCTGAAATCTCAATTCTTGTTCTTCATCGGAGTAACCTTTGTTATTGTTTTTGGATTTTATGCCTTGTTGTTTTACAGGTCTTTTGAAAAGTTCCGTTTTTTCTTTCTGGGGTACGTTATTACAATATCATTATTTTTATTTTTTAAAGCCAAAGATTATTATGCCATAGGCATTTATCCTATTTATATTGGTTTTGGATCTGTTTATCTTGAGAATGTTTTAAAAAACGGATGGCCAAGGTTTCTTAAGCCAGTCTGTATTTTACTCCCTTTGCTTCTGTTTGTACCTGTATATAATCTCGCTTTTCCTAATAAAAGTCCCGAATCTATGGTGAAAAATCCTGAAGCTTATAAGAAATTCGGGCTCCTGCGTTGGGAAGATGGCAAAGATCATCCTTTGCCTCAGGATTTTGCAGATATGCTGGGCTGGAAAGAACTAGCACAGAAAGTTGATAAAGAATATTCCAGATTGTCAAAATCCGGAAATACTTTGGTGCTATGTGATAATTATGGTCAGGCTGGAGCAATTAATTATTATTCAAAAGAAGGAATAAAAGCTGTTTCATTCAATGCAGATTATATCAATTGGTTTGATTTAAGCAAGAAATATAAAAATCTGATCAGAATTAAAAACCGTTCTGAAGATGAGGTTAAAGAAACAGGTCCTTTTTTTGAATATGCTGTAATAGCTGATTCTGTAACTAATCCTTATGCCAGGGAAAGCGGCACTACAATTTTCAGTTTTGAAGGTGCTAAGATAGATATCAGAAAAAGGATTCAAGAGGAAATTGTTGAAATTAAAGGAAGAAACTAA
- a CDS encoding efflux RND transporter periplasmic adaptor subunit → MKKKFTWKKAIYIVLGLLFAVALFSGIGYLVKSNSKESEAFLTRKPSIQNMDDKVMATGKIVPKEEIEIKPNITGIIDKILVKEGDRVEVGQLIATVKIVPSISEVNAAQQEVQNAQIQISNAQMNVGNMQKQFDMQDKLYKQGVASKQEFLNAQQQLFSQQQTLKNAQQQLNTAQKRLQIAKTGATPELQGQGLATTQIRSKASGTVLEVPVKLGSQVIEANNFNAGTTICSVADLNSLIFKGEIDEAQAGKLKQGMDMNIVIGALQNKTFPGKLTMIAPKGKDNAGTIKFPVEGNVENPNNEYIRAGFSANGEIVLSSQKNALLLDESLVQYEKKQGKDVPFVEVKQPDGKFKKVYVKLGASDGINVQILPGSNITKDSEVKVWNPSDKDKEELKEKAKAK, encoded by the coding sequence ATGAAAAAGAAATTCACTTGGAAGAAAGCCATTTATATAGTGTTGGGGCTTTTATTTGCAGTGGCATTGTTCTCAGGGATTGGTTATCTTGTAAAATCAAACTCTAAAGAAAGCGAAGCTTTTCTTACCCGTAAACCAAGTATCCAGAATATGGATGATAAGGTAATGGCCACCGGAAAAATTGTTCCAAAGGAAGAAATTGAAATCAAACCTAACATTACAGGGATCATCGATAAAATTTTAGTGAAGGAAGGAGACCGGGTAGAAGTAGGCCAGCTTATTGCTACCGTGAAAATTGTACCAAGTATCTCTGAAGTGAATGCTGCTCAGCAGGAAGTTCAGAATGCACAAATTCAGATCAGTAATGCACAGATGAATGTTGGCAATATGCAGAAGCAGTTTGATATGCAGGATAAGTTATATAAACAGGGAGTAGCTTCCAAGCAGGAATTTCTTAATGCTCAGCAGCAGTTATTCTCTCAACAGCAAACCCTTAAAAACGCTCAGCAGCAATTGAATACTGCACAGAAAAGATTGCAGATCGCAAAAACCGGAGCTACTCCTGAACTGCAGGGGCAAGGTTTAGCTACGACTCAAATTCGTTCCAAAGCTTCAGGAACAGTACTAGAAGTTCCTGTAAAATTAGGAAGCCAGGTAATTGAAGCGAATAACTTTAATGCAGGAACAACCATCTGTTCAGTAGCTGACCTAAACTCTCTGATATTCAAAGGAGAGATTGATGAAGCACAGGCAGGAAAGCTGAAACAGGGAATGGATATGAATATTGTTATCGGTGCTCTTCAGAATAAAACTTTCCCTGGGAAGCTTACTATGATTGCTCCTAAAGGAAAAGACAATGCAGGAACCATCAAGTTCCCTGTAGAAGGAAACGTGGAAAACCCTAATAATGAATATATCAGAGCCGGATTCTCAGCCAACGGAGAAATCGTGCTAAGCTCTCAGAAAAATGCTTTATTGCTGGATGAATCTTTAGTTCAGTATGAAAAAAAACAGGGGAAAGATGTTCCTTTTGTAGAAGTAAAGCAGCCAGACGGGAAATTTAAGAAAGTATATGTAAAGCTTGGAGCCAGTGACGGGATCAATGTTCAGATTCTTCCGGGATCCAATATTACAAAAGATTCTGAAGTGAAAGTTTGGAACCCATCAGATAAAGATAAAGAAGAACTGAAAGAAAAAGCGAAAGCAAAATAA
- a CDS encoding ABC transporter permease, protein MNIIFKKDTWQEIYYSLRNNKLRTFLTMIGVGWGMFLYVSLLGAAKGMENGFDKLFSGFATNSIFLWAQKTSIPYEGFPKGREVHLNLSDMEMLKRKVVDVDYISPQNARGSFTGTPGESISRNGKSATYSLTGDYAVGNKISEKKLIFGRYINDADVSGNKNVVVIGEEIYKNLFDSKKKENPIGQSINIKGIFFNVIGVFRVKKGGGFENDQTAFIPLSTYTKMYNAGEQIDLFAIVSKPNANVNGVEEEVKQVLKAKNKISPDDTNAFGSFNLGKEFKKLTGFLTGMQLLTIIVGTLTILAGVIAISNILLITVKERTKEIGIRRALGAKPAEVRNQILLESVVITLSSGLLGFMFGIFVLMILNIATQGQDSFPFYNPTVNYGNVFAAMAVMVVLGLIIGMIPAQRAVKIRPIEALRTE, encoded by the coding sequence GTGAATATCATATTTAAAAAAGATACTTGGCAGGAGATCTATTATTCATTGAGGAATAATAAGCTCCGTACATTTCTTACCATGATTGGAGTAGGATGGGGGATGTTTTTGTATGTAAGCCTTCTTGGGGCAGCAAAAGGGATGGAGAATGGTTTTGATAAATTATTTTCCGGATTCGCTACCAACTCTATTTTCCTATGGGCGCAAAAGACATCCATTCCTTATGAGGGATTTCCTAAGGGAAGAGAAGTTCATTTGAACCTATCAGATATGGAGATGCTCAAAAGAAAAGTAGTTGATGTAGATTATATATCACCCCAGAATGCAAGAGGAAGTTTTACAGGAACACCGGGAGAATCTATATCAAGAAACGGAAAAAGTGCTACTTATTCTTTGACAGGAGATTATGCAGTAGGAAATAAAATTTCAGAAAAGAAACTTATTTTCGGGCGTTACATTAATGATGCCGACGTTTCAGGAAATAAAAATGTAGTAGTTATAGGAGAAGAAATCTACAAAAACCTTTTTGATTCCAAGAAAAAAGAAAACCCGATAGGTCAGTCTATCAATATAAAAGGAATATTTTTCAACGTAATTGGCGTTTTCAGAGTGAAAAAAGGCGGAGGTTTTGAGAATGACCAAACAGCATTTATTCCACTATCTACTTATACTAAAATGTATAATGCAGGAGAGCAGATTGATCTGTTTGCTATTGTAAGCAAGCCTAATGCTAACGTTAACGGAGTGGAAGAAGAAGTAAAACAGGTGTTAAAAGCAAAAAATAAAATTTCTCCCGATGATACCAATGCCTTTGGAAGTTTCAATTTGGGGAAAGAGTTTAAAAAGCTGACAGGGTTCCTCACCGGAATGCAGCTTTTAACCATCATTGTAGGAACATTAACCATTCTTGCAGGAGTTATTGCCATTTCCAACATTCTCTTGATTACTGTAAAAGAAAGAACCAAGGAAATTGGAATCAGAAGGGCCTTGGGCGCAAAACCAGCTGAAGTTAGAAACCAGATATTATTGGAAAGTGTTGTGATTACACTCTCCTCAGGACTTTTAGGATTTATGTTTGGAATTTTTGTGCTGATGATCTTAAATATAGCCACGCAGGGACAGGATTCGTTTCCTTTCTATAATCCAACAGTAAACTACGGAAATGTGTTTGCAGCCATGGCAGTGATGGTTGTTTTAGGATTGATTATAGGAATGATTCCTGCGCAGAGAGCTGTGAAAATCAGGCCAATTGAAGCATTAAGAACAGAATAA
- a CDS encoding ABC transporter permease → MFDLDRWQEIFSSIRSNVLRTVLSGFTVALGLFIFIVLFGIGKGLQNAFSQGFAGDAKNLITIYTGKTTLAYKGLQSDRSVSMNNDDYDFLVGTDKEKVAAASPRYATNLMVKYGKESGLYQVHGAEPGEQVIENRKLVEGRYINSFDLARKQNVAVIGRMVQRDLIKNGGSIGKELDINGTMFKVVGVFSDDGGDRDERHITVPITTLQQMKKGSDTVNTIYIAYNDKLLNPQDAIKYGDELRDKLKTRKNVSPDDENGVRVWNNAKNMNDTFTFMAVLTAIVGFIGLGTLLAGIIGISNIMVYIVKERTKEIGVRKAIGAKPAGIVALIVQESVVITVISGFVGIGVGVLTLSLIGDSLEEFFIKDPSVGWGSIFMAFVALVCSGLIAGFVPAYRASKIKPIEALRTE, encoded by the coding sequence ATGTTTGACCTAGATCGTTGGCAGGAAATATTCAGTTCTATCCGCAGTAATGTACTTCGGACAGTACTTTCGGGATTTACGGTAGCCTTAGGACTGTTTATTTTCATTGTACTTTTTGGAATAGGGAAAGGGCTTCAGAATGCTTTCTCACAAGGATTTGCAGGAGATGCTAAAAACCTTATTACCATTTATACAGGAAAAACAACCTTAGCCTATAAAGGATTGCAGTCTGATAGAAGTGTAAGTATGAATAATGATGACTACGATTTTCTTGTCGGTACAGATAAAGAAAAAGTAGCAGCAGCCAGCCCAAGATATGCCACCAATTTAATGGTGAAATATGGAAAAGAAAGCGGGTTGTACCAGGTTCATGGTGCAGAACCGGGAGAACAGGTTATTGAGAACAGAAAACTTGTTGAGGGACGTTATATTAACTCCTTTGATCTCGCGAGAAAACAGAATGTAGCTGTTATCGGAAGAATGGTTCAGAGAGACCTTATAAAAAATGGAGGTTCCATAGGCAAAGAGCTGGATATTAACGGAACAATGTTTAAGGTGGTAGGCGTATTTTCAGATGATGGCGGAGACCGGGACGAAAGGCATATTACAGTACCGATTACCACTTTGCAGCAGATGAAAAAAGGCTCGGATACAGTAAATACAATTTATATTGCCTATAATGATAAACTCCTTAATCCCCAGGATGCTATTAAATATGGCGACGAACTGAGAGATAAGCTGAAGACAAGAAAAAATGTTTCTCCTGATGACGAAAATGGAGTCCGCGTATGGAATAATGCCAAAAACATGAACGATACCTTCACTTTTATGGCAGTACTAACAGCCATTGTTGGATTTATTGGACTTGGGACATTATTGGCCGGAATTATCGGGATCAGTAACATCATGGTATACATCGTGAAAGAAAGAACCAAGGAAATAGGGGTAAGAAAGGCCATTGGTGCAAAACCGGCAGGTATTGTTGCCCTGATTGTTCAGGAAAGTGTTGTCATTACAGTGATCTCCGGATTTGTAGGAATAGGAGTAGGAGTTTTAACATTAAGCCTGATTGGGGACAGCCTTGAAGAATTTTTTATTAAAGATCCAAGTGTAGGTTGGGGATCAATCTTTATGGCATTTGTAGCATTGGTTTGCTCAGGGCTTATCGCAGGATTTGTTCCAGCATACAGAGCTTCAAAAATTAAACCGATTGAAGCATTAAGAACAGAATAA